One stretch of Streptomyces sp. A2-16 DNA includes these proteins:
- a CDS encoding serine/threonine-protein kinase encodes MSTSGGVGHESDETTSYVLQPPRPPQPEPEAEPGVGRLIAGRYRLLAKLGHGGMGTVWRAKDETVDREVAVKEPRVPDHLPERERGNAFERMRREARAAARLDHPSVVNVHDVAVVDGRPWIVMELVRGRSLGDVLQEGTLGAREAARIGLDVLGALEAAHAAGILHRDVKPDNVLLGRHDRVVLTDFGIAQIEGETNLTDTGGFVGSPEFIAPERVLGQRPGPACDLWSLGVVLYAATEGVSPFRRSNTPATLQSVLNATPAPPAAHGPLADAINGLLQKDPARRPNAAQVRALLEAAANPPAPEPTQIVRTVEVPARGGLRLGRAAWLGLGAAVVAAAVAAYLVVADPFAGPLPDGWTKKHTKDVAATLAVPVDYQPTTPDRKTDKTHWITYTDYSGSIWIGLSLDRKAEDTANNIAGSAAAEMYDDDSTFKENGAYDLGMAPALKTRPEDQTYQGRKAAKNTVTYKTTDSQNPRPRELQIFYYRASTGDMYKLTVSYPGKGDFTGRGREVARTAIANLGVDKL; translated from the coding sequence ATGAGCACCAGCGGGGGAGTCGGCCACGAGTCCGACGAGACGACGAGTTATGTTCTGCAACCTCCCAGACCGCCTCAGCCCGAGCCGGAGGCGGAACCCGGTGTCGGCCGGCTGATCGCGGGCCGGTACCGGCTGCTCGCCAAGCTCGGACACGGTGGCATGGGTACGGTGTGGCGGGCCAAGGACGAGACGGTGGACCGCGAGGTGGCCGTCAAGGAACCCCGTGTGCCGGATCATCTTCCCGAACGTGAACGGGGAAACGCCTTCGAGCGGATGCGGCGGGAGGCGCGGGCCGCGGCCCGGCTCGACCACCCCTCCGTCGTGAACGTGCACGACGTGGCGGTCGTGGACGGGCGGCCGTGGATCGTGATGGAGCTGGTGCGGGGCCGTTCGCTGGGCGACGTGCTGCAGGAGGGCACCCTCGGGGCACGGGAAGCGGCGAGAATCGGCCTGGACGTGCTCGGCGCCCTGGAGGCCGCGCACGCGGCCGGCATTCTGCACAGGGATGTGAAACCGGACAACGTCCTGCTCGGCCGCCACGACCGGGTCGTCCTGACCGACTTCGGCATCGCCCAGATAGAGGGCGAGACCAACCTGACCGACACCGGCGGTTTCGTCGGCTCGCCCGAGTTCATCGCCCCGGAGCGGGTGCTGGGCCAGCGCCCCGGACCGGCCTGCGACCTGTGGTCGCTCGGCGTGGTCCTGTACGCGGCGACGGAGGGCGTCTCGCCGTTCCGCCGCAGCAACACCCCCGCGACCCTCCAGTCCGTCCTCAACGCCACGCCCGCGCCGCCCGCCGCGCACGGCCCGCTCGCCGACGCCATCAACGGCCTCCTCCAGAAGGACCCGGCGCGCCGGCCGAACGCCGCGCAGGTCAGGGCGCTCCTGGAGGCGGCCGCGAACCCGCCCGCCCCCGAGCCCACACAGATCGTGCGGACCGTGGAGGTCCCGGCGCGCGGCGGTCTCCGGCTGGGTCGCGCGGCGTGGCTCGGCCTGGGCGCGGCGGTCGTCGCGGCCGCGGTGGCGGCGTACCTGGTGGTCGCGGACCCGTTCGCGGGGCCCCTGCCGGACGGCTGGACGAAGAAGCACACCAAGGACGTCGCCGCGACGCTGGCGGTGCCGGTGGACTACCAGCCCACCACGCCCGACCGTAAGACGGACAAGACCCACTGGATCACGTACACCGACTACAGCGGCAGCATATGGATCGGCCTGAGCCTGGACCGGAAGGCCGAGGACACCGCGAACAACATCGCGGGCTCCGCGGCGGCCGAGATGTACGACGACGACAGCACGTTCAAGGAGAACGGCGCATACGACCTCGGCATGGCCCCGGCCCTGAAGACCCGGCCCGAGGACCAGACGTACCAGGGCCGCAAGGCCGCGAAGAACACGGTCACCTACAAGACCACCGACAGCCAGAACCCGCGCCCGCGCGAACTCCAGATCTTCTACTACCGCGCCTCCACCGGCGACATGTACAAGCTCACCGTCAGCTACCCGGGCAAGGGGGACTTCACCGGGCGGGGCCGGGAGGTGGCCCGGACGGCGATCGCGAACCTGGGAGTGGACAAGCTCTGA